Proteins co-encoded in one Malus sylvestris chromosome 7, drMalSylv7.2, whole genome shotgun sequence genomic window:
- the LOC126629461 gene encoding protein RESTRICTED TEV MOVEMENT 2-like, with protein MAYQISNRKSSGQESNDRSRTSGANTRPRQSHRTIYEDFQPHFELMEEQEAHIVQVHLPGFVKEQAKIKFMQNPSVIRVYGQRPLGDNKWSRFNQTFPVQQNCDASKIHGKFSNGILTITIPKKVITWTATAKPIKEPPPKTAATTAEPKTHKVQDDLIPSKPSLTTSAGPPKTAIIPKIAASAQGEQQGGKTSAQEVSVAAASKAEKASFTTRDEKEMVNKNGRPPLAHPKGTAVETEARKDKEDDALPKPISSIQKEKERDEKRLIPLTSPETSKAETKSEEGGQDGKRGKASVESVYRTGVENKDQKKAKGKAEDEGSIAAHVMAAANERMKHLGSRMNDEEKKILINMGATILVFIALGASASYNMWSSGKGKN; from the exons ATGGCATACCAAATCTCGAACCGAAAGTCTTCGGGACAAGAATCCAACGACCGATCCCGAACCTCTGGTGCTAATACCCGCCCAAGACAATCCCATCGTACCATTTATGAAGATTTCCAGCCCCACTTTGAATTGATGGAAGAGCAGGAagctcacattgtacaagttcATCTGCCTg GTTTTGTGAAGGAGCAGgctaaaattaaatttatgcAAAACCCTAGTGTGATTAGGGTTTATGGACAAAGACCTCTCGGCGACAACAAATGGAGCCGTTTCAACCAAACATTTCCAGTTCAACAGAATTGCGACGCAAGTAAAATTCATGGCAAATTTAGCAATGGGATTCTTACCATTACAATACCAAAGAAAGTCATCACATGGACTGCAACAGCCAAACCTATCAAGGAGCCACCACCAAAAACTGCTGCAACCACGGCCGAGCCGAAGACACACAAAGTTCAAGATGACCTAATTCCTTCAAAGCCCAGTTTGACAACATCGGCAGGCCCTCCAAAAACTGCTATCATACCAAAAATTGCTGCTTCTGCTCAAGGTGAACAACAAGGGGGCAAGACAAGTGCTCAGGAAGTTTCTGTTGCTGCCGCGTCGAAGGCAGAAAAGGCTTCTTTCACTACCAGAGATGAAAAAGAAATGGTTAACAAGAATGGTCGTCCTCCATTAGCTCATCCGAAAGGCACTGCAGTTGAGACAGAAGCACGAAAGGATAAAGAGGATGACGCTCTTCCAAAACCAATTTCATCGATccagaaggaaaaagaaagggatGAGAAGAGGTTGATACCGTTGACTAGTCCGGAAACAAGCAAAGCCGAGACTAAGTCTGAAGAGGGTGGTCAGGATGGAAAGAGAGGAAAGGCTTCTGTCGAGAGTGTTTATCGAACGGGGGTTGAAAACAAGGATCAGAAAAAAGCAAAAGGGAAGGCTGAAGATGAGGGTTCTATTGCCGCACATGTGATGGCTGCTGCAAATGAGCGTATGAAACATCTCGGAAGCaggatgaatgatgaagagaaGAAGATATTGATCAATATGGGCGCAACGATTCTAGTTTTTATCGCACTAGGGGCTTCTGCATCCTACAATATGTGGTCCTCTGGGAAAGGCAAAAACTAA